GACTCAGAGGATCCTCATGATGAACATTACCTGCTGGCTACACAGAGCAAACAGgaccaggtaacacacacacacactctcatagatattatttaataattattataattatttcttCTTCAAGTAGAGGCtctgtgattctttttttttttttttttttttttaattatcattattatcccATTTTCTTCACCAGTCCTCCAAATCTGCTGCAGACCGGAAAGGTATTTCCAGACCCGGTGGTGGTTTGGATGGCGAGATGAGCGGTCAGGGCGTTGGGGAGCTCTCTGACCAGTCCAGGGGCTGTGGGAGTGGCAGCGGTGGAGGAGGGATGAAAGGGGAGATGGAGTTCGGGCCTGCACAGGGGGAGTGTCTGATGGGTGCAGGAGAGGTGGAAGAGCCCCTGTCTGCTCACCTCTCCAGGAAGACTGCCATCATGAGCCAGTTTGAGAGCAAAGCACTGGGCCTGGATAAGGCCATCTTGCACAGCATCGACTGCTGTGGTAAGGACGAACAGGATGAAAAAAGATATAATGACGGATGCGGAGGACAGATGTTTGACGGTGCTTAAGATGTCCGGTTTAAGCTCAtcttgtattctttttttagcaTCAGACGAAACCAAACGCAAAATGTACAGCTCCATCCTGGTAGTGGGAGGAGGGCTCATGTTTCACGGTGCTCAGGAGTTTCTGCTTCACCGCATCATCAACAAGATGCCTCCCTCATTCAGAAGGCTGGTAGACAACGTGGAAGTTATAACGCGGCCAAAGGTAACCTGTAATATATTGTACAGTCATAAAGTTGGATACAGATCTGCAATGTAGGCCAAGTAGCATGTTGTTCAGTgggcatcttttttttctttttatatttccatttatgTCGAAGGTTTGGAGTTAGATGAGTGCTacacaacatactgtacatgcatcATAAAGAGATGGGCAAACAATTCAATACAAAGCTCCTCTAATATACCTGTATTACTGTACATGTGCTCTAGGACATGGACGCTCGGCTGATATCGTGGAAGGGGGGAGCAGTGCTGGCGTGTCTGGACACCACTCAGGAGATGTGGATCCACCAGAGGGAGTGGCAGCGGTTTGGTGTCCGAATGCTCCGTGAGAGAGCTGCATTTGTCTGGTGAAACCAAACGGATTGTACTTGAATCTAATGCTGTGTCTACATAGGAGGCGTAGCGTGAGCAGCTCGTTTAGGGCAATGTATCACTTTGACAATTATAGCACTCCTAACAACATGTTGAACATTGTCCCGGATAAAGTGATTATTGTATAGCTTTAATAGTCTTTAATAATATTCAGTAAATAATAAGTTTGGATATGTGTAAATAAACCCATCACACTTGGATACACAATTGTTGCATTTGATTTTAACAAAATGCTCCTTTCTTGGAATTATGAACATATTGAATTGAAACACAAGGTTGCCTCCTGTGTGACCCAAAGTATAAACCTTTAactcaaaaccacaacaaaTGCCATTGATTAGattgaatattttataatatattcaatttattgtttttgtaaggACAGGGTCAAAGGATACCACCTCAATTGGTTATTATTGCCTATCTCTGTACAGAGGCAAGTTGTATTGTTACAGAGTGTGATAGTAATGGAACAAGGCAAACTCTGTAGTGACATGgttaaacatcacatttttattgagacagaaagatacaaaataacaaactaacTTCATGATTCCCAGAAGGGTGTGACAGTAAAGAGGATAAAGGGAGGAAATGTTGATAGCTGCTGTATCGGCCATTCTGGTCCCTATGTGTAGGAATTCCCAAAAAGGCGTCAAAAAGCTGCTCATCGCAGCGGCAGCCGATGAAGAGGGGCCGGAGCACTATGACATCACTATCTTCGTTTATGTTCTCATCAAGTGGACATGGTGCGAGGCCCCACGCCTACACACTAAGTGTAGGCGTTTACCTAGAGAGAGGGTCATAAAATTGATGAGTTATGTCTCCAAATCAGTTCCAAATATGTgaggcaaataaaaaacaacagaaatgtttaCATTCTTACAAAACTGATCTTTTTAAGTCCACTTCTTACCACAAACCCCTGATCTCACTTTGTGATACAGGCCCCAACAAGGAGTTTAACTGATGGGtgatgattaataaaaaataaagataaaaatcctcaccttcctcatcctcctccacccaTTGGTGGGGACCCTGGACCTCCACCGTGGTTAATTCTTCCAATCCGTCTCCTGCCACCAGGGGGACCTGGAGGACTGAACAAACAAGGGACACAGAAAAGGAAATATATTCGTTTATGATATTCGTTTTTTGAAAACTATTGGAAGGATGGTCATCATAAATAAGAAACGCACTTAGCTCACTATGCTGCAATTCATTTAACTGATGTATTGGGCAACAGCATAAGATACTATTCAAACTGTTCTCAGGTCAGGACTGTCCTTGGATTAAGAACTTTGAAATAAGATTCTAGTAACCTGTTGTTTTCATACATGGGTCCACAGACGAAACTCCCACCATCAGATGAGGTTCCTTCAGTGTTGAGGCTAGAGGGacgtgtgagtgagtgagtgagagagagagagagtagagaaaTGAAACCTACCCTCTGCCGTCAGTGAAGCGTGACGAACCACCGTATCCATCCTTTGTCATGTCAGGGTGAAGTATTGTCTTAAAACTGGTAGAGGACAAAGAAGATCAGAGTCATGCAGTTATACAAAAACACCACTAATGCTTTGGCTGATGACGTAATATCTGAGAGAGGCTCTATGAATCCACCTCACTGTAAAGGTTGGCACACGAGTGGCCAACATGAAGATGTTTAACTTAAGCACTGCTGAGTACAGCCACAGAAACACTACACACAGTCCACCACGTTACATATACAACAATATGAAGACAATTCACTTCTTACAACAGGCCGACGAAATCCACTGCTCCCCAGAACAGACTGACCAGAAAGGACAGGCTCCATGGAGACTGGGACCTGCTGTCCAGGACCTGACCTGAGAGAGGGGAGGTAGAGGGGAGATAGAGGGAGATAGAGGGGAGATagagggaggtagagggagagatagagggaggtAGAGGGGGAGGTAGAGGGAGATAGAGGGAGATAGAGGGGAGGTAGAGATAGAGGGAGGTagaggggagatggagggaggtagaggggagatagagggaggtagagggagatagagggaggtagagggagatagaggaggtagagggagatagaaggaggtggagggaggtagagggagatagaggggagatagagggaggtagagggagATAGAAGGAGGTAGAGGGAGATagagggaggtagagggagATAGAAGGAGGTagagggaggtagagggaggtagagggagATAGAAGGAGGTAGAGGGAGATAGGAGGTAGAGGGGAGATAGAAGGAGGTAGAGGGGGGGAGATAGAGGGGGGTAGAGGGGAGATagagggaggtagagggagATAGAAGGAGGTAGAGGGAGATAGAGGGAGGTAGAGGGGAGATAGAagggaggtagagagggaggtagaggggAGATAGAAGGAGGTAGAGGGGGAGGTAGAGGGAGATAGAGGGAGGTAGAGGTAGAGGGGAGATAGAGGAGGTAGAGGGGGAGATAGAGGGAGATAGAGGGGAGGTAGAGGGAGATAtccaacagccaatcagaactTAGATACAGAACATCCAGATGACCAGTAGAGCCAGCTAGGCTACATGCTAGGCTACATGCTAACGAGCTAGCGGTTAGCATGTAGCCTGCTGTAGCTCCACGCTCTGATGCACGTcatcaaaacaacatgtttgaaCTGAACGTGTTCGGCAGAGACAGTCACgtcaacaacaaagagacatttatGCTGTGAAGACGAGAGACCAGGAGGACCACTCACCGTTAGACACGTACACCATCTCTACTCAGCAGCTGtgtttactgctgctgctgctgcacttcCGGGTTCGCTGATGACGCGTCATCGTTCGCTGATGACGCGTCATCGTTCGCTGATGTTGCGTCATCGTCGGATGTAGatctgaaaataaacaaatacatttaatgtgtctTAAGTATTGTtgatttgaatgtaaaaatacGTTTTATTCAATTTGATATCATATCTTTtgatatgtatttaatttaatatatgtatttaaagttaatatatgtatttaaagttaatatatgtatttaatttaatatatatgtttaatttaaagttaatgtatgtatttaatgtaatatatgtatttaaagttaatgtatgtatttaatatatatatttaaagttaatatatgtatttaatgtaatatatgtatttaaagttaatgtatgtatttaatttaatatatatatttaatttaaagtttatgtatgtatttaatatatgtatttaaagttaatgtatgtatttaatttaaagtttatgtatgtatttaatttaatatatgtatttaaagttaatatatgtatttaatttaatatatatatttaatttaaagtttatgtatgtatttaatttaatatatatatttaatttacagttaatatatgtatttactttaatatatatatttaatttaaagtgaatgtatgtatttaatttaatatatatatttaaagttaatatatgtatttaatttaatatatataatttaaagttaatgtatgtatttaatttaatatatatatttaaagttaatatatgtatttaatttaaagttaatgtatttaatttaaagttaatgtatttaaagttaatgtatgtatttaatatatgtatttaaagttaatgtatgtatttcatttaatatatatatttaatttaaagtttatgtatgtatttaattgaatatatgtatttaaagttaatgtatgtatttactttaatatatgtatttaatttaaaatatgtatttactttaatatatgtatttaatttaaatgtaatatatgtatttactttaatatatgtatttaatttaaagttaatatatgtatttactttaatatatgtatttaatttaaatgtaatatatgtatttactttaatatatgtatttaatttaaatgtaatatatgtatttactttaatatatgtatttaatttaaatgtaatatatgtatttaatttcatatatgtatttaaagttaatcATGTTGTTACAGAGTTCTTAGATCGACTTTATAGGGTTTTAAAGGCTGtagttgtgataaactgaaggatgtgtttttcctttatgGGTTGAGAAAATTATTCTACATCCTCAAATAAATgaactattaaaaataaagagaacacCCCTTGGTTAACTGAAAAAAGTATCAATGCAAAGCTCAACATTGGCTGCTTTTCTGAGCCCATGAAAACTATTTAGAGATCATCACAGGTGATGAACactacaaacatatgatgattgAACTGAATATAATGCGAGCTGAAGATTAAACTCCAACAGTATTAAAGTAGTTAAATGAGCACAACCATAACAATATAGAGCAGTGAAAAGCAACAGATGAATATAGAAGCAATACGAATCAATCAAAAGTATGTgtaaagtatctgaatactCACCCCCATCATTGACACAACAGAGCAGAGTGTATTTCAATATAAACAATAGAACGTACAGACAACTTTAGTTTTTTCAgtgtaatgttttaataagCAGTAGAAACATTACACATGTTGTCTGATGCTTGGTGTCCCACCCCTATCCCTGCCACAGCTATGCACATGCAGGTGCTACAAACATGAAAGATAGCATACAAAAGCAAAGAGATTACATTAAAGTGTGaatttttcaattcattttctgtattgAATTGAGTGTTTTGCATCAAACAATATCATAATGTACTGTTAGACATCAACAGTATGGATATTTCAACTATTAAGGGTAATTCTCAACAGTCTACATTTAAGTTTACTGTTCATATGAAAAGGCTCGGGAGAAGTCACAATGTTGCACCATTATGcattcatgcaaaaataaataaaatctagaAACTGAACTGTAATTTCAGATACATAGTCACATTTAACATTTGTCAAATTAAGGGATGAAGGCATTCTGTGATTTCCCCTTAATATGACCAATGTGGATTCATTAGAAAGGCAGAAACACAACCCATCATTCTGTGACGGGTCTGAGGTTCAGGTCACTCCTCTTTTGTGTGCCGTACTCTTCTCCACTGACTCATGATTCAGGCTGTCTCTATGCTGTTCTCTTGGACACTAGCCTGGGGTTCAGGTTCTGTTATGTCTTCCACAGACTTTTGTGTGCAATACTCTTTGTCATTTCTTTGGCTTTCAGGTCTCGTGCTCTCTTCACCTGGTTTTTGTGTCCCACTCTCTTTTTCAGGTTCAGGTTTCGGTTTCTTTCCACGTGGCTTCTGAGCATCAGTCTCTGCCTCCGTTTTCCGACTGGATGCTCCTCTAAAAATCCCAGCTTTGTGCAGCTCGCGCCGTATAGTTTTCACTGAGACGGTGTGAGAGAGGTGCCTGTTCAACTCTGAGGTTATTTTTGATGCTGTGTACTCAGGGTGCTCGTCGACTATCCGGAGAagcgtctgtctgtccttctcaGTGAGCTTTGACTTGCGCCCGCTGTTCTTCTTTGCTGATGCTGTTCGTCCGTGTTTGATGTATACAGTCATGACTCTGGAGACTGTTCCCCTTGCCACGTTGAACAGCTGTGCAGTCTTTGTGACAGATGCACCGGACAGTCTTGCAGCAACTATTTGGCATCTTTCAAACTCTGTTAAGTCACTCATATTGAAcgcctctgtttgtgtgttgacaGCCTTTTGGTTGCAGGCGGCAGCAGGCGGGCAGCAGCAGGCGGGCAGCAGGCCTGTAGCTGCTTCTcagtcctctgtcctctgtgtttccATGCTGTTGCACACTGGAgaggagaggtcagaggtcagcatgCACCACTGTGTCAGTACAGACAAGGCTTAATGATAAATAccagaaatgaaatgtcaacGCATtacatgagacatgagacatgagacatgaaCCTCACAGAGGACACACTGTGATGGgagcactgcacacacacacacacacacacacacacacacacacacacacacacacacacacacacactcacacagacacacacacacacacacacacacacacacacacacacacagacacacacacacacacacacacacacacacacacacacacacacacacacacacacacacacacacacacacacacacacagacacacacacacacacacacacacacacacacacacacacacacacacacacacacacacacggtttctATCAGCTGTTTGAGGCCAGCAGGCAGCATGATACGTCATTGACGTCAGCTGACGTCATTAACGTCAGCTGACGTCAACATAACAGTCTTCAGAGTGTAAGTACGTAACATGCATCAATGATGTTTTACTCACAGTGCGTAACGTCGGCCGCCCGTCACCGTCAGCGTGGACGCGCCTCCGTCACCGTGGACGCGCCTCTGTTTGTTTCATCTGGGAGAGGTGGAATAGTACTTCCGGTCGGaggttttcagaataaaagggCCATGCCTACAGCACattgctcttttatttttttaatttcacagcgtatttgacataaaaaacaaattgagcAGCAGACACTCATTACTCATCACAATACTATCTGTGGCACTAGCTGTATTAAACATCTAAACCCTTTGATAGAGCAGGGGAGTGGTTGACTAAATAAATGAACCAGTTAATGAACCAGTTAAAGAACCAGTTAATGAACCAGTTAAATAACCAGTTAAATAACCAGTTAAATAACCAGTTAATGAACCAATTAAATAACCAGTTAATGAACCAGTTAAAGAACCAGTTAAATAACCAGTTAATGAACCAGTTAAATAACCAGTTAATGAACCAGTTAAAGAACCAGTTAATGAACCAGTTAATGAACCAGTTAATGAACCAGTTAAATAACCAGTTAATGAACCAGTTAATGAACCAGTTAAATAACCAGTTAAATAACCAGTTAATGAACCAGTTAAATGAACCAGTTAATGAACCAGTTAATGAACCAGTTAAAGAACCAGTTAAAGAACCAGTTAATGAACCAGTTAAATAACCAGTTAAATAACCAGTTAATGAACCAGTTAAATAACCAGTTAATTAACCAGTTAATGAACCAGTTAATGAACCAGTTAAATAACCAGTTAATGAACCAGTTAAAGAACCAGTTCAAGAACCAGTTATTGAACCAGTTAATGAACCAGTTAAATAACCAGTTAAATAACCAGTTAATGAACCAGTTAAATAACCAGTTATTGAACTCAGCAATAAGTTGTAGAAAAACACTTGAATGCAGCAGCCAAACACAAAGCAGCCAGACTAAAAATGTACATGGATACATGTATACAGAATGCTAAGGTGCACATGTAGACAACATAATATCGattctaaataataaaaaaataaagcaacttCATTGGGgtgcaaacaaaaacatattttccctgTGAGAGGCTGCTTAATGGATTATAAAGAAATGGTTCTGCACATTGAATCtctgtagtactctgtagtactctgtagtactctgttctttatctgctgctgcttttaatgGTCATGACACCGAAAGTGCAAACACTGATGCAAGGAAAAGGCCAGAAGACCTGCTGCAGGAGAATATGCATTTTCCCTTGTTGAATTCAGTAGAGATGCATTGGTAGTATtgctccacaaacacacaaaatacatcaaTGTTGGTGGATTGAATTCATAAAAAGATAACCCTCAACATCTCCACTTCtctctttattatttcaatCCCTGTACACGGGTTTTCTCTGAATTCCTTCTCAACTGAACAAAAAGCCACATTATTCAGAAACCCATAAACATATACCGTATGGCCCAAAAGTAGGACTGATCTTAAATGCCATTTGTCACATAATAAACCTTGTGTTTTGAAGATTTTAATATCCATTGTATTTCAATGAAAGAACCATTTCTGGTTCATATTGATTCCTTGACATTCCGGAACGTTGTGTTCACTTTAGAGCCACtagagagcagcagaggcaaAAAGACGATAGACAGTTCCAGTTTCTGACTAAACTATCATCATTAACAAACTGACAGGGATTATATACAATTCCTTATTTTGATAGAGACCTGTCTGACCCCACCAGGAGCCCTTTGGGTTCTCAGACGTCCCTTTGGGAAAgactaatgaaataaaaagaaacagctcAACAACTTAGAGGCTTGTGCGTCTTTGAAGCAGCTTGTCACCACACTGgtgttcctctgctgctgcttctgatgGCCATGACCCCAGactaaaggtcaaaggtcagaagTTCAGACAAAACAGGGCTGTACTTCTGAGGGCTGACCCATGCAGAGGGGTCAAGGTTCATAAATAACagtcagaggaagagaaacagtgATCCCACATAGTAACAGGAGGAGCAATAGAGAAGGTAAGGAGAGTATAGTTTAACTAGAGCACACATAGTGAGATGAAGCTGTGGCCTGCAGCTGGATAAATAACTTCTTTCCCTTATCGCTTCATTTCTCCAAGGTCATCACTTCTTCATCCCTCTTCAGAGGTCTCCTGGTTATCTCTGAATCGATGTTTCCCCCCATCTTTTACCCATATTTATCAAGAATTTCTTCAGACACgataaacaaatgcatgaagATTTAATGGATTGCTGCCAACGCGCAGTTTTCATCTTAACGTCGACTAATGTCAGTAAAGGTCCACAGGAAAATACTCAGCGCTTGTTGACTGTTGAAAtgtgctgtgtgtatttttctctctttttccatcGCTCGCTTTCTACCTTGTGACTTGGgtgaaatataataaagaagttttaaagctttgtgtgtgtgccaagtCAGCAAAGAGTTGTTTTACTAGAACGTAAGGACACAtctatacattttaataaagtacatttatataaaaaaattgacGGAAAAGTTTACTGCAGATACTGGATTATTGACATTTTAGCTACTACAAGTACATGTCACACTGTTATTACTAGTATATGTATATCTGCTAGTAATAACAGTGTGGCTGACATTCAGCTGCCCTCAGAGATGGTGTATCTCCCTGCTGTATACAGGTAGGTGTGATCAATTGTGTAATGTAGTTTAAAGGTATATCCAGAGGAGAAAAagtgagaggaaatgaaatggTGTTGTTCTGTGCAGTGCCTTACacttaacatacacacacactgactggtTTGCACGCTGAAGCAAAGCAGACTCTCTAATGAACTGATATGAAGCGTCCTTCAATCAAACAATGTAACAGGAAagtatgtgtaaatatgtgtctgtgtttcgtCTGCAagacttgtttgttttataggATGTAGGGCCTGACCATAATGACACATccctcttttttaattaataaggTAGATTAGAGTCATAGGCGTTGTTACATTGAAAGATTATGGCCTCACAGATTTGATGTTGTCTGGGtcttgtttttgtggttttggcCATTATTCCTTGAGGTTCCAATTCCATTTTACGTAGCAGTGACATCCCTGAGATCTGAAGGTTGAAGTCATTGTGCTCGAAGTGGCATTAATCCTGTACCCGACGATGGCGTCTGCAACATTGAAGGAACATTATGAGTAATAAGATAGACAGGCATGGTAACACGAGGGGATGAGAAATGAACTGAGAGTCGTGAGGTTGAACTTGTTAATGCTTGCTTATGTTCATGTGTTCCTCAGAAAAAAATGACTCCCCATTCTTTTATCTGCTCACATATACGAGGTTAGTCATGCACAAAACCTTCAGGTAAATATTACAACACATTAGTCACAGACGAAACCAAAACACAGCAAGCactcaaattatttaaaaaatgaggaCTTTACAAGGACAAGTTTACTTAGAGCAAAGAGGGCTGCAAGGCTTTCGATGAACATCATTTTTTGGTCAGTGGATCATTGAAGGGCTCTGAAAACAGCGGAGACCCAATCTGTCTGTGAATTGTGCATGACTAAttggtaaaataaatcaaatgaatagAGAAAGTGACGTTTTCATCTGTGGGTTCCACGTGTTATGTTCGGTTCCATGAGTTATTTTGTGGTTGCAGTGTTGCTCTTTCTCAAACTGTTATATTCCATTTCTCAAAATGAGTCTCAAAGCTCACAGAACAGGTGTACAGTTGACTTTCGTTACCATGACcatgtgtttgaaatgttcccTCTCAGATTATTAATTGGGTGTGAAT
The sequence above is a segment of the Anoplopoma fimbria isolate UVic2021 breed Golden Eagle Sablefish chromosome 12, Afim_UVic_2022, whole genome shotgun sequence genome. Coding sequences within it:
- the selenok gene encoding selenoprotein K, translated to MVYVSNGQVLDSRSQSPWSLSFLVSLFWGAVDFVGLFFKTILHPDMTKDGYGGSSRFTDGRGPPGPPGGRRRIGRINHGGGPGSPPMGGGG